TTATTACAAGTACGAGAAAAATCCGGGCATTACGACCGTCTTTGACGATgcgtattttataaataaactttcACAGTTCAAAAGCAGTATAAACTGATTAATTCGCAACTAGTCCATTCGCCCCCAAATTCAACAAATCGATGACCGTCAATTGTGAAATTTCTATGTCAATTGCTTTGTCACGTCCGTCTTGGCTTTATCTAATCACAAAAACTGTCTAATGCCTCGAAGAGAATTACGGTATCGTGATCGTTGATAAATCCCAGTTAGCATTCGTCAGTGAATCTTGCCTGCCATCGGCATTACTGTAAATTAAAGTCCAAGTTAGCCTCACTCATAAATCCAACGGTAAGactgcaaaaaaatttctttcagggAGTGTGCGCCAACCTCACCTTCGTCAGTGGCACTTGACGACGCGAAGGCAGCCAGACTTTGGGACACAAGCATAAAGTTGGTTGGTCTTCCGACTCACAATTTGACCGAACTGATTGAGCAGGTTTCCAAGGATTATATCAAGTGAGCGTCTCACTGGTGATTGGGATTAGATTGTCCATGGTATTCCGGGCAAGCAGTGTTCGCGGCATCTTGTGGAAGTTGAACAACTGCTCCCTTCTATCGAACACaggataaattatttttatttttgatttaattAGCGTAGAGTAAGTCTCGCACAAGCTATGTAACgtctatatatgtattttatcaaaaataaattatttttatgttaattagttgttgtttttttttgttgtttttttttgttttacgttAGCCGTGTGTTTCACTTCCAAACGAGTTTTCCGTTCACTCAATGCTCACGGACTCGAGCAGTTTTCAACTGCAGCAATGAAACGTGAAACGATTATTTTCTCATATGTATACTGACATAGGTGTGTTTTGCTCAAcatatgaaaaattatggtATCAATAATCACAGTCTTCGTACATATATACCTCGtgtttggatgaaaaaataatgtaatattcgTCAATTTTATTCCGAGATTGAATTGTTCGATTGAATATCAGAATGACAAACAAGAAAATGTTTATTAAAAAACTCAACTTACATTTGAAAAGAGTATAAACCGTAAAGAATAGGCGAATTAAAAATAGCGACAGTAGATTAGGCGTATATGATTTACTCAAAGACGTTCGTTGCACAAgtatttatacaaaatataataattatcattgttattagtattaatattttttttttccaatcgtAGATTACAAGTCGTTGAACAAAATGACACGGCTGTTGAGTATTATTCAATTGGGTAAATAACATGTCAACAACTATGAAATGTCTATTAAATATGTGCATTTCTGCATAAATAGCGTGTAAACACCATTTTTGACAATTCTCCGCTATACGAAGGATCTCAACGTACCCCTAAGCTCCTCAATACGGACCTTGGGCTATctgcggaggaggaggaatcCTCGGTAAGACAGGTCGTGGCTCAACAAATTGATTGGAAGTGACCTCCTGGGATATATCTGGCGCCCCATAAGTGATTTGAGGTTGCGGAGGTGCTTCCGGCGTGTTATAAGAGAAAGGCGTCAGAGAAGGTGCTGCCGGAATAATAGGCAGTGGCTCGCGGACGATTGGCTCGGGTTCCTGCACGTCGATAACATCCGTCGGGTAAATTGATTCCGGCTGTTGTTCCACTGGACCCGGTTCAGAAATCTGTGGCTCGTACGGTGCGAATGGCGTTAGTTCAGGTGGTGGTGGAATATCGGGCAGCGATGGTTGTTCAAACGGTTGCTCAGGCTCTGGTGATTCTCTCACTATTGAAGGCCCGCACGTTTCTGGCGGATACGGGGCCGGGGGGCCGTAGACGGGTACGGGCCTCGGTGGcggtggaggaggaggtggtgggggtgggggtggaggtggTGGCGGCGGTGGAGCTGCTATTTCCGGTGGTCCATAGACTGGCGCGGGTTCTTCGACTACCGGAGGACCGTACTCTCGTGCTGGTATTGGCGGCGGAGgaggtgggggtgggggtggcGGAGGAggtgggggtggaggtggCGGTGGTGGGGGTGGAGGCGGTGCAGGAGGAGGGGGGCCGTAGACGCGTGCAGGCCTTGGTGGAGGCggtggtggaggtggaggaggcggtggtggaggtggaggaggcggtggtggaggtggaggaggcggcggcggcggtggaGGTGCAACGCTCTCTGGTACGCCGTAGACTCGTGCAGGCCTTGGCGGCGGGggtggtggaggaggaggtggaagTGGAGGCGGGGGTGGGGGCGGCAAATTAAAGACCGGCGTGCTTCTATCCGGAATACCGTAGGTGGCGTGCGGGATGACCGGTGCCGGAGAAGCTATCGACACCGATTCATCGGGATAAGGTCGTGCGGGTGGGTAAGGGTATCCCGAAGAAGAGGCACCGAAACTCGCCGACGCCGAGGCGATGAAATCCCGGTTATTGGGCTCGAATGCGAAGGAGGGCGGAGGCGGGGGCGGCACACTTGGCTTAGGATACCTCGCAGTCCTTTTGTCGGCGCTTGCTAAGGCCACAAGGGCCAGCAGTATCAAAAACTTCTGTAATTTGAAGGGAAAAGGATTAATGCGAGCCTCTTCCAGACGTTGGGAATCACGGATCGGCTTTCCGAGATACCGCGATGGTGTCACGCTTATACTACTTACCATCGTTGAAGTTTTGACAGTGAGCACTGAACAACTGTACTGAAAACCCCGTCTCTCTCGGTATATATACCGGGGATGCAATTTGGAAAATGCCCCCGGGAAATATGTGT
Above is a genomic segment from Neodiprion pinetum isolate iyNeoPine1 chromosome 1, iyNeoPine1.2, whole genome shotgun sequence containing:
- the LOC138191418 gene encoding uncharacterized protein, which translates into the protein MVSSISVTPSRYLGKPIRDSQRLEEARINPFPFKLQKFLILLALVALASADKRTARYPKPSVPPPPPPSFAFEPNNRDFIASASASFGASSSGYPYPPARPYPDESVSIASPAPVIPHATYGIPDRSTPVFNLPPPPPPPLPPPPPPPPPPRPARVYGVPESVAPPPPPPPPPPPPPPPPPPPPPPPPPPPPPPRPARVYGPPPPAPPPPPPPPPPPPPPPPPPPPPPPPPIPAREYGPPVVEEPAPVYGPPEIAAPPPPPPPPPPPPPPPPPPPRPVPVYGPPAPYPPETCGPSIVRESPEPEQPFEQPSLPDIPPPPELTPFAPYEPQISEPGPVEQQPESIYPTDVIDVQEPEPIVREPLPIIPAAPSLTPFSYNTPEAPPQPQITYGAPDISQEVTSNQFVEPRPVLPRIPPPPQIAQGPY